The Treponema sp. OMZ 790 genome includes the window ACCGAACTTGAATTACCCGACGGCCAAAGTATTCCGTTAGGAGATGAATACAGCGGCTTTGAAACAATTAAAGAAAATATTGAAGAAGGTCATGACGAAGCTTTAAGCCTTGAGGATGGGAATACCGTATTTTCACCTGAAGAATTGGATATGGCAGCCAAGGATATTCCGAGGCTTGAGCTTGATGAAAGTGCGGCAGAAGAACAAAAGATAAAAACGGAGACTTTACCCATTCACCTAAAAGATGAAATAAAGTCGGTTCTAACATATATGGATCAGCTTCTTGAAAGTCTACCTGAAGAAAAGATTGAAGAATTTGCCAAGTCTGAATACTTTGATACTTATAAAAGGCTTTTTGATGAGCTGGGGATATCCTAATGGGATTGAGACAGAAGGCGGAGGCTGTAGGTATAAACGCTTACCGGCCTCCGAATGCTCCGATTGAATGGGCTTCTTCACCTTTTTTTGATGCAAAAAAGAATTTCAAGGACTTACTTAAAACCCTTCACATTGAAAAGGGAGGTTTTTTGGTAAAAACCGGTGAAGACTTTTACAATCTTTGCTTTGCGTCGGGTGTGGACATAACTACATTTCATAGATGTGTCATACCGGCAGAACTGATAGATAGTTTTGCAGTTGAAGAAAATGAGTGGTATTCCCTTTCCGACAAGGACTTAAAATCGATAAAAAGCTATTTTTCTTCTCAGGAATATATAAGTATTACCGATATCTTTTTATTTTCCATTGAAAAAGATAAAACTTTTTTGTTTTTAATAAAATCTCAAAAGGATGTTTATCGGGACAGCTTTGATCTTCAAAAAGCGGATAAAGATTTAAAAGATTTTTTGCCTTTATATAACGAATGTAAATTTATTATAGAAACGGCAAGACCCGTATACCCTTTTCAGTATGGTACTGATACAATAATGCTTAAAATAAAATCGGCCCTTAATTTTGATAATACGGCCCATTTATTAAAAATTGCTTTTTTTCATATTTTTCCCGACAGCGTAAAACTGCAAAGCGACTTAAATACCATAAGCCTCTATTATTCGATTATAAATAAAATTCTTAATCTTATGGGCAAGTCAAACATGGCAATTTTAGGTATGGATAATTGCCTTTATGCTTCGATATTTTCATCGGAAACCATGCCTATGGAACTTTACACAAAAAAAATAACTGCAAGCTTAACAAAGATTTACGGAGAAGATATATGTTCCAGATTATTGATGGAATATACCGGAACCTCAAAAAATATAAACGAGATAAAAACATTTTTTAAGGCCGTAATAAATGATAAAACAAATTAAACTTCACTCTTCTTATAATCCCCAAAAAGAAGCCGAAAGGTTTTCCGGCACAATAGGGGGCAATCCTAAAATTATCGTTATAACGGAACCCGGAGAATCTTATCTTGCTCCGATTTTACGCAAGAGATTTCCTGAAAGTAAATTGATAGCAATGCGGTACACCGATAATTATTTTTTGGACTCGGATAAACTTTGGGATAATGTTTGGAGACCGGCATCAGGAAATCCCGCTTTTTTTTTGATTAATAATATTCCTGATGAGTTTTTAGCTTCTGCTTTGTTTTTGCCGTGGAAACCTGCAGAAAATGTTTGGCCTGATTCGGCCTCACGAATATGGAAAGAAATATCCGAAGCTGTAAAAATAATTCAGAGCATAATAGCCACAAGAAATTTTTTTGGAAAAAAATGGCTTAAAAACATGGGCGAAAACTTTATTTTTTCGGAAAAACTTGTCGATATCGATTTTTCGGCAAAAAGAAATTCGGATAATGCCGAATCCTATTTTTTTGCAGGCGCAGGACCTACTCTGGATAAGGTTTTAAATAATTGCCGTGATAATATAAATAACATGTTTACCGCGGCAGCAGCTTCAGCCCTCCCGGCTCTCAGCAGCCGAAATATACGTTTAAATTTATGTATATCGACTGACGGCGGATTTTGGGCAGGCAATCATTTAAAATATCTGTATAGCGATAATTTTAAAGAAACTGCCCTAGCCTTCCCTCTTGAAGCAAAAATTCCTTCCGGCATTTTAAAAAAAAATCAATGCGTTTTTTTAAGCTACGGTTCGGCCCTTGAAACTCTTTTTTTTACAAAGTTGGGTATTCTTCCCTTTCAAGCAAAAAGAAACGGAAGCGTATCAGGAACTGCAATAGAGCTGCTTTTGGATAACACTGAAGGTAAAATCTTTATTGCCGGTCTGGATTTAAAAGAATCCAAAGGATTTTCTCATTGCTCGCCGCATGAAAGTCAAAAACAAAAAGAAAGTAATGCAGACAGATTAAATACATTATCCACTTTTGCAGCTGCATCCAATTTTGATCTGAGGTCATTAAAAACTTACGAAAAATGGTTCAGCCGGCTGCCCAACCCAAGAGCAGAACGTCTTTTTAGGATAGGACAAAATTTAACGGCCTTGGGCAACATAAAATCGGTAAGTGAAGAAGATTTTAAAATTCAAACTTCCAACCAAGGAAAAAATACCGAAATAAACAAAATAAAACCTTTGGAATGTAAACCCTTAAAAGAAAAAAAAGCTCTCTTATCAGAAATTTATACGAACATAAAAGACGAAATAAAAAGCAATATCTTTTTCGATAAAGTAAAAGTAAGTGTAAAAGAAACAGGTTTTAGTACACCGGAAAAAGAATTGTGTGAATTTATTTCTTTTCAAAATTATATGAGTTTTATAAAAGAAAAAGGCACAAGCGGCGAAAAAGAAATCAAGGTAAAACTTGAAAACGAGATAACGAATTTTTTGGAAAATCAAATTAAAAGGTTCGACTCATGAATTTATTAGATAAAAATATAGAAAGTTTAAAAAGAAAAAATTTACAACTTGCCGAAGATATTATAAATTCGGGCGAGGGAACGGATTATCTGCACACCGAAACTTCCAAGACAGGCTTACTTCTTCCCGTATTAAAAAACGGCAAACACCTTCATTCAAAATATGACCCGTTAAAAGAAGCGGAAAGACTTTTTACCGGGAATGAAAATTTTGTTCTTTTTTGCGGATTGGGAGCCGGCATTCATATAGAATATTTTTTAACACATTTTAAATTAAAACACTGCGCCGTAACGGAAACTGATTTTGCAAATTTAAAAAGCCTTTTTAAAATAATGGATTTTTCAAATCTGATTATAAATAACAACTTAACCTTTTTACCGCCGTTGGAATCGGAAAATTTTGAAAAAGAATTTATTAGTTCTTATATTCCTGCTTTGCACGGCAATTTTGAAATAAAAATTTTAAGGCCCTGGGAAGATTTTTACAAAGAAAAGATGCCCGAATTCGAAAAGAAAATTCAAAATTCGCTTGAAAAAATACAGGCCGATGTTTCGACTCAGGCGGCTTTCGGTAAAATATGGATGCGGAATATCATGCATAATTTAAAAACGGCAGCTTTAATCCGCCCTTCAATTCCTAAGCCGGATACAAGAAAAAAAGCCTATATTTTGGGAGCCGGGCCAAGCCTCGAATTCGCTCTAAAAGATATAAAAAAAGAACGAAATAAAATTGTTCTTTTTGCTTCCGATACTGCATTTCCCGTTTTAATGGAGGAAGGAGTAGAAGCAGATTTTTTTGTGAGTATGGATCCGCAAAATATTTCTTATGCTCATTGCTTTAAGCCTTTTACACAAAACACCATAGGTATATTTGATCTTTGTGCAAACCCGATTCTTGCAAGGGAATTCTTAAAAAACGGCAACGCTTTTTTCTTTACAAAAAGCGATCATCCCTTTGCACAATTTGCTTCGCTTTTTTCGCCCTTCCCTTATATGGAAACCGCAAGCGGAACTGTTGCCCTTGCGGCAGGAGCTGCAGCCTGCGCTATGGGATTTAAAGATCTAAATTTTGAGGGTTTGGATTTTGCCTACACTGACGGTAAGACGTATGCAACCGGAACCTATCTTTCAAAGCGGTTTGAAAATACATCCCTTAAAACTTCACCTTTGGAAACAAAATTTTGTGATTTAATGTTTCGAACTCAGGTAGAAAAAACCGAAAAACAAGGGAAAATAACTTACACGACAGCTCTTTTAGACTCATACAAAAGCTTTTTCCTTTCAAAAATTTCATTTTTTGAAAGAAGATCTCAAAAGGTAATTTGGAATAAAGACGATTTTTCTTTGTTCCCTTATACCGAGTTTATCTCTTATTTAAAAAACTCTATTGATAAAGATAAGCAAAGGCTGACAACGGCTCTTTTGCCCTATTTTGCCTATTTAAGCAAAAGATTATCTAAAAATATGCCGGATTTTGCCGATTTAGAACTTGTACTATCTCAAATTCTGGAGTATACTATAAATTAATGAAAAAGATGTATATTGGCATATATGCCGCAATTGCGTTAATAATTATATTCGGAACATTTTCATGGTTTGTTTACGGGATTATAAAAGACTCCGATTACGGTGCGGAGGAGTCCCGTTCTATATTTGCCTATTTTGCAAAGCAGATCATAATATCTTCCGAAAAAGACAACTTTGCACAAACTTCTTATAATCAGAAGTTATATGAGCTTGCAAACGAATTGGAAATAAAAGCCTTTGTTATTTCTAAACCTTCTAAAAATGTTGTAGTATCTTGGCCTAAGGATTCGGACCTCATAGGCTATGATGAGGCAGGTAATTTTATCATAAAGCCGGCTTCATTGTTTGTAGTAAATCATACCGGAAAAATAAATGTAAAAACAATGCAAAGCTATGATACGGAACTTGTGCTTACAGCATCGATTCCGACACTAAAACCCGCGGCAATTTACTTGAGGCTTAGAAGCGCATTTTTTATAATATTAGCCGTTACCATTTTGACTATAATCATAATTCTTGTGACAAATCTTACAAATACTCAAGAAATGGTATATGCCGATATAAAACAAGGCGGATTCGGAGATGGAGAGCTTGAAGATGAGGTTTATCCGAATATCGACTACAATGAACCAGAGCAAAATTTTCAGGACAACAGCGGCATATCCGAAAATATCGGGAACCATAAAACCATACACGAAACCGCCGATGATGATGTGTATGGACTTGAAGACTTGGATAATTTAAAAATTACTCAACAATTTCCTTATGAGTCCGGAGCAGGAACAACCTATAAAGAAGAAAAAGATATTGCCTATATAAGCTCCGACTCAGAAGAATATACGGACATTCAAAATACATCGGTTTTTGATACTGCAAATGCAGAAGCCATCGAAAAAGTCAGAGGTCTTTACTCCCCCATTACGGGAATCAGCTGGCAGGAATATTTACCCGAGTATTTGGAATCGGAATTACGGCGGGCAGCCTCTTCCGAACAAGATATAGCCCTGGTTATTATGAAACTTGATGATTTCAGCCTCGAAAGCATGATAGGAAAGAAGATTGCGGCTCTTTTAATAGACTTTATCAAATTTAGAGATATGATTTTTGAATTTGACAGCAACGGTTTTGCCGCCATCCTTCAAGACACAAACTTGGATGAGGCTATGAAAAAGGCCGAAGAGATATATAAGGGCACGAAGAGTATTTTAACGGAATACGATATATCGAAATCGGTTTCGATAGGAATTACCACCAGAACTTCACGTCTCATTTCTTCGGGAAGAATGATAGAAGAAGCTCAGGCCGCCGTAAACCGCGCCATAAACAACAATGACGATCCTATAGTAGCCTTTAGAGTCAATCCCGACAAATACAGGGAATTTATTTCGGATAATTAAAAACGGGCATCCTTGGGGCTTTATCAAAATCTTTAAAAATGTCACATAAATGTAAGGTTTATCCGCTATACTGGGCACCATAAAGAAGGTGCCCCATTATAATGGTAGACCGTCTACCATTATAATGAGGGAGCACCTGCATTGTTTTTTGTGAGGTTTTTATGGAAATTATACGGATTGAACATGTGTCCAAGACCTACGGCAAGGGCGATATACCGGTAAAAGCCCTTGATGACGTAAGCCTTTCGGTTGACAGGGGTGAGTTTGTTGCGATTGTCGGTTCTTCGGGGAGCGGAAAAAGCACCCTCCTTCATATTTTGGGCGGGGTGGATTCACCGGATTCGGGAAAGATTTTTATTCAGGGCGAAGATATTTCGAAGTACACGGAAGATGAACTTGCCCTTTTCAGAAGGCGGAAGGTGGGGCTTGTCTATCAGTTTTATAACCTTATCCCGAACCTGTCAATCGAAAAAAATATCAGCCTGCCGCTTGTGCTTGATAAGCAAAAGGTCGACAAGGATAAACTTATCAATCTTGCCGAAAAGCTCGGCATAAAAAATAAGCTAAGCAATTTTCCGCACGAACTTTCAGGCGGACAACAGCAGCGGGCGGCCATTGCGCGGAGCCTCATTTATTCTCCCGCCCTCCTTTTGGCGGACGAGCCTACGGGAAACCTTGACCGCAAAAACACCGACGAGATTATGAGCCTCCTTCAATATGCAAATAAAACATATAATCAAACCGTTTTAATGGTAACTCATGACGAGCGGCTCGCCCTTTCCGCTTCAAGGATTGTGGAATTGTCGGACGGTAAAATTGTAAAGGACGAGGCTCTATGAAAAAACTCTGCATAAAAAATTACGATGTGAAAAAAAACGGAGCCGTCCTCCTCGCCGTTACAATGACGGGCATATTTTTTTCGCTCTTTGTGAATATAGCTTATTCTTCATATTCAAGTAAGATTGCTTCTCTTAAAGAACGCTTCCCCTACGATGCCGTTACGCGTAAATCCTATACGCAGGAAGTGCGGAGCCTCATCGCCGCTCACAAAAACGTCAAGGAAACCCGCATCATTCGGGACTTGATTTCGATTCGGCATGAGGGCGTTTTATGCACGCTTGAAGAAGCGGAAGGCAGTATGCTCACCCGAGATGCCTTGATTGAAGGGCATTTTCCGAAAGACAACACGGAGCTTATAATCTCTACGGAATTTAAAGAAAGGTTCGGTCTTGGAATAGGCGATACAGTGAGCGTAACCGCGGGAAAGCGCATTGTGCGGTTAAAGGAAGGGGGAAAGGCAGCCGAAAGCGAAACTTCCGCCGAAACCGGCACCGAAGAAGGTAATGAGCGGATTGTGCCTGCGGGAGAATATCCTGCAAAAGGCGAAGCCTTCCGTCCTGAAGGAGAGCGCTCCTTTACCATTACCGGTATTTTTAAAAATAACAGGACTACCGTCACGGCAAATCCGAATGTGAAGACTTCAGCCTTAGGCGATGCTTTTAAGGACGGAAAGACCGCAAACATAGCCCTTGTTTTTGCAAATAAATGGAAGGGCTATAAAACCGTAAAAGATCTCGCTTCTTTAATAGAGCCTGAAACAGAGGACTTCCGCAATGTCTTTTTTGTAAACGATCTGCTTCTTGCCGTATACGGAGCCTTTGACCGAAATGAAATTTCTATTGAGCAAATCCTTACGGTAACGCTTTTTCCTCTCTATCTTGCGGTGGGAACGGTTCTCGTCTTTGTGCTGATGCTTAAAAATATTTACGGCATTTGGGCCTTCAATAAAATACGGACGCTTGCAATGTATAAAAGTATCGGCTCCTCTCGTAAACAGCTCAAAAAACTCGTGGTAAAAGAAGCCTTAAAGCAAGCCCTGCCTGCGGCCTTCTTCAGCCTTATTCCGGGCAATATCCTTTCGTTTCTTATTATCGAGTTTATAAAGGGGACAGAGAAAAACGCTCAACATCAAATTGTTTCGAGCTATAATTTCAGTATAACGGTGAATCTTATTGCAGGAGTCTTTGTTTTTATCTGTGTTGCGCTTTCGGCGAGCCTTCCCGCCCGTAAGCTTTCCCGCATGGACATTATCGAAGCACTAAAAGGCGGCTTTGAGCTTAAAAAAGAGAAACGGAAAAGGCAGGCAAAAAGCCTTGAAAAAGAATTGCGCAAAAACAACTTTACTCTTTTTAAGGCGAGTACCGCCCTTGTTACCTTTTCGCTTAGCCTCATCTTTTTTATTTTGCTTATGGAAACGGGACTTCATGTAGAGCGCAATTATTGGAAAACTGAGAGCGTCTATAATTTTTATCTTTTTTTGCGCACCCACAGAAAAGGAATCCCCGAGCCCTTTCAGCGCCTGCAAGACAAGCTCGATAAAAAAGATTATTTAATTTACACGCAAAAATATGCGTTTATGTATCCCGAAACTTTTTTGTCGGACGAGTTTAAAAAAAAGGGATTTTATAAAAAGGCGGAGGGTAAACTTTTTAAAAGAGAAAACGGTAAGGCGGTTATCTCGGTGTTTTTTACCGGCCTTTTGCCCGATGATTTTAAAAAGTTAACGGGGCACAGCGATTACCGCGGAATTGTGGTGCTTAACTCTGTCCGCAAAAATTTTGAAGATGAGGTTTCCAAGGCTCAATACATTCCCTATTTTGACGAAAGCGTAAAAAGTCTTCCCATAACTCTGTACGGAATCGGCAGTACAGGCAGTGATATGGCGGAAAAAGAATTCGTTGTCGAAAAATACATTATGGAACTTCCCCAAGATTTTTTAGACGATAGAAACGAAATTGCAAGCGGCTATGATGTGGTGGTCTTTATTCCGGCAGAAGAATTGGATCGGCTTTTGCATGAACATTTTACTCCGAAAAACGAATACGACTATACGTTTACCCGGTATGTTATGAATATCCGCACCGAAGAGCATAAAAATACGCCTCTTGCCGATGAAAACTATTATAACAATCTTTTAAAAAATTACATACAGGAGGAAGAGCGGTTCAGTGTTGAAGGTGAACAATTGCACTCGGCCAATAAGTCCGAATCCGATGTGCTTTCCCTTTTATTGTATTCGGTATGTGCCGTCTGCACTCTGATTACCCTTGCTACCGTGTACGCTGCCGTAAACATGTTTTTTGCCCGCCGAAAGCGCGAAATAT containing:
- a CDS encoding 6-hydroxymethylpterin diphosphokinase MptE-like protein, with amino-acid sequence MIKQIKLHSSYNPQKEAERFSGTIGGNPKIIVITEPGESYLAPILRKRFPESKLIAMRYTDNYFLDSDKLWDNVWRPASGNPAFFLINNIPDEFLASALFLPWKPAENVWPDSASRIWKEISEAVKIIQSIIATRNFFGKKWLKNMGENFIFSEKLVDIDFSAKRNSDNAESYFFAGAGPTLDKVLNNCRDNINNMFTAAAASALPALSSRNIRLNLCISTDGGFWAGNHLKYLYSDNFKETALAFPLEAKIPSGILKKNQCVFLSYGSALETLFFTKLGILPFQAKRNGSVSGTAIELLLDNTEGKIFIAGLDLKESKGFSHCSPHESQKQKESNADRLNTLSTFAAASNFDLRSLKTYEKWFSRLPNPRAERLFRIGQNLTALGNIKSVSEEDFKIQTSNQGKNTEINKIKPLECKPLKEKKALLSEIYTNIKDEIKSNIFFDKVKVSVKETGFSTPEKELCEFISFQNYMSFIKEKGTSGEKEIKVKLENEITNFLENQIKRFDS
- a CDS encoding motility associated factor glycosyltransferase family protein; translated protein: MNLLDKNIESLKRKNLQLAEDIINSGEGTDYLHTETSKTGLLLPVLKNGKHLHSKYDPLKEAERLFTGNENFVLFCGLGAGIHIEYFLTHFKLKHCAVTETDFANLKSLFKIMDFSNLIINNNLTFLPPLESENFEKEFISSYIPALHGNFEIKILRPWEDFYKEKMPEFEKKIQNSLEKIQADVSTQAAFGKIWMRNIMHNLKTAALIRPSIPKPDTRKKAYILGAGPSLEFALKDIKKERNKIVLFASDTAFPVLMEEGVEADFFVSMDPQNISYAHCFKPFTQNTIGIFDLCANPILAREFLKNGNAFFFTKSDHPFAQFASLFSPFPYMETASGTVALAAGAAACAMGFKDLNFEGLDFAYTDGKTYATGTYLSKRFENTSLKTSPLETKFCDLMFRTQVEKTEKQGKITYTTALLDSYKSFFLSKISFFERRSQKVIWNKDDFSLFPYTEFISYLKNSIDKDKQRLTTALLPYFAYLSKRLSKNMPDFADLELVLSQILEYTIN
- a CDS encoding diguanylate cyclase domain-containing protein — its product is MKKMYIGIYAAIALIIIFGTFSWFVYGIIKDSDYGAEESRSIFAYFAKQIIISSEKDNFAQTSYNQKLYELANELEIKAFVISKPSKNVVVSWPKDSDLIGYDEAGNFIIKPASLFVVNHTGKINVKTMQSYDTELVLTASIPTLKPAAIYLRLRSAFFIILAVTILTIIIILVTNLTNTQEMVYADIKQGGFGDGELEDEVYPNIDYNEPEQNFQDNSGISENIGNHKTIHETADDDVYGLEDLDNLKITQQFPYESGAGTTYKEEKDIAYISSDSEEYTDIQNTSVFDTANAEAIEKVRGLYSPITGISWQEYLPEYLESELRRAASSEQDIALVIMKLDDFSLESMIGKKIAALLIDFIKFRDMIFEFDSNGFAAILQDTNLDEAMKKAEEIYKGTKSILTEYDISKSVSIGITTRTSRLISSGRMIEEAQAAVNRAINNNDDPIVAFRVNPDKYREFISDN
- a CDS encoding ABC transporter ATP-binding protein; the encoded protein is MEIIRIEHVSKTYGKGDIPVKALDDVSLSVDRGEFVAIVGSSGSGKSTLLHILGGVDSPDSGKIFIQGEDISKYTEDELALFRRRKVGLVYQFYNLIPNLSIEKNISLPLVLDKQKVDKDKLINLAEKLGIKNKLSNFPHELSGGQQQRAAIARSLIYSPALLLADEPTGNLDRKNTDEIMSLLQYANKTYNQTVLMVTHDERLALSASRIVELSDGKIVKDEAL
- a CDS encoding ABC transporter permease; this translates as MKKLCIKNYDVKKNGAVLLAVTMTGIFFSLFVNIAYSSYSSKIASLKERFPYDAVTRKSYTQEVRSLIAAHKNVKETRIIRDLISIRHEGVLCTLEEAEGSMLTRDALIEGHFPKDNTELIISTEFKERFGLGIGDTVSVTAGKRIVRLKEGGKAAESETSAETGTEEGNERIVPAGEYPAKGEAFRPEGERSFTITGIFKNNRTTVTANPNVKTSALGDAFKDGKTANIALVFANKWKGYKTVKDLASLIEPETEDFRNVFFVNDLLLAVYGAFDRNEISIEQILTVTLFPLYLAVGTVLVFVLMLKNIYGIWAFNKIRTLAMYKSIGSSRKQLKKLVVKEALKQALPAAFFSLIPGNILSFLIIEFIKGTEKNAQHQIVSSYNFSITVNLIAGVFVFICVALSASLPARKLSRMDIIEALKGGFELKKEKRKRQAKSLEKELRKNNFTLFKASTALVTFSLSLIFFILLMETGLHVERNYWKTESVYNFYLFLRTHRKGIPEPFQRLQDKLDKKDYLIYTQKYAFMYPETFLSDEFKKKGFYKKAEGKLFKRENGKAVISVFFTGLLPDDFKKLTGHSDYRGIVVLNSVRKNFEDEVSKAQYIPYFDESVKSLPITLYGIGSTGSDMAEKEFVVEKYIMELPQDFLDDRNEIASGYDVVVFIPAEELDRLLHEHFTPKNEYDYTFTRYVMNIRTEEHKNTPLADENYYNNLLKNYIQEEERFSVEGEQLHSANKSESDVLSLLLYSVCAVCTLITLATVYAAVNMFFARRKREIFLLKSCGIREAELKALLMRDYFYFMLRSVLYAVPLCTGLTLWYGTLSISFTFKRFLIYMNYPVLAALTVLIAAAVYLFFRLGAKRFQGMNIAEEVRE